The proteins below are encoded in one region of Fimbriimonadaceae bacterium:
- a CDS encoding S8 family serine peptidase: MRKSLTLLALSSLCGLALAGTGSLNRLSFTEQPGVAEFSGQMIVKPLSLETLQRLGKNVIEAEAIRRSAEVMINTETVRHLEVVDFYVVNLPRGEDENSYAQRLMKTGKFEYVEPDWRVYPQFTPNDPRLGSQWSHTNNQSTEAWDIFRGNAAVTVAITDTGVHKFHEDFNNPSSRFVPGYNAVNGIPEANGGAVQDINGHGTHCAGISAAWGNNGLGVAGVNIEGTKIMPVRVSNSSGGSSNISWLTGGALWAAQNGARIISTSYSGFFSAAVNTTGNTIRNTYNGVWFWAAGNDGAFRDGSVDWVNVVIVGNLQSNNTRAGDSAFGPAIDLFAPGSSIWSTVWSSDNQINTYANFSGTSMASPYAAGVAAMILGSNPNLSGDRVEEILEKTCIFNGDPNTFGWGRSNLWNAMGRKPGSVQVFRGNLIGGDVRSLDRVEGNSFNVNKGITVNQAEAPVQIITEHPAAFTSTAGEVYVTVTGRVNVTGVLRQRIQLFNWNTGQYDNVNEGSIGTSFGVFEGRQTANVANYVSGGTVRVRTQVFPAGPVSSNNWGTQFDQINVRVLRAGEAS, translated from the coding sequence ATGAGAAAATCCCTGACTCTGCTTGCCCTATCCAGTCTTTGCGGCCTTGCTTTGGCCGGCACTGGATCCCTCAATCGCCTGAGCTTCACGGAGCAACCGGGCGTGGCCGAATTCAGCGGCCAAATGATTGTCAAGCCGCTTTCGCTTGAGACGTTGCAGCGCCTCGGCAAGAACGTCATCGAGGCCGAAGCGATCCGCCGCTCCGCCGAAGTGATGATCAACACCGAGACGGTCCGTCACCTCGAGGTCGTCGACTTTTACGTCGTGAACCTGCCGAGGGGCGAGGACGAGAACTCCTACGCCCAGCGGCTGATGAAGACCGGGAAGTTCGAGTACGTCGAGCCGGACTGGCGCGTCTACCCGCAGTTCACTCCGAACGACCCTCGCCTCGGTAGCCAGTGGTCGCACACCAACAACCAGTCGACTGAGGCGTGGGACATCTTCCGCGGCAACGCGGCCGTCACGGTCGCCATCACGGACACGGGCGTCCACAAGTTCCACGAGGACTTCAACAACCCGTCCAGCCGGTTCGTCCCTGGCTACAACGCGGTCAACGGCATTCCTGAAGCCAACGGCGGCGCCGTGCAAGACATCAACGGCCACGGCACCCACTGCGCCGGCATCTCCGCCGCCTGGGGCAACAATGGCCTCGGCGTCGCGGGCGTGAACATCGAAGGCACGAAGATCATGCCTGTCCGCGTCTCCAACTCGAGCGGCGGCAGCTCCAACATCTCCTGGCTAACGGGCGGCGCCCTTTGGGCGGCCCAGAACGGGGCCCGGATCATCTCGACCAGCTACAGCGGCTTCTTCAGCGCCGCCGTTAACACCACCGGCAACACGATCCGGAACACGTACAACGGCGTCTGGTTCTGGGCTGCGGGCAACGACGGCGCTTTCCGAGACGGTAGCGTCGACTGGGTGAACGTCGTCATCGTCGGCAACTTGCAGTCGAACAACACGAGGGCTGGCGACTCGGCCTTCGGCCCCGCCATCGACCTCTTCGCCCCCGGCTCGAGCATCTGGTCGACCGTGTGGTCCAGCGACAACCAGATCAACACTTACGCCAACTTCTCGGGCACCTCGATGGCAAGCCCCTATGCGGCCGGCGTCGCGGCGATGATCCTGGGCTCGAACCCGAACCTCAGCGGTGACCGCGTCGAGGAGATCCTCGAAAAGACCTGTATCTTCAACGGTGACCCGAACACCTTCGGCTGGGGCCGCTCCAACCTCTGGAACGCCATGGGCCGCAAGCCTGGCAGCGTCCAGGTCTTCCGCGGCAACCTCATCGGTGGCGACGTCCGCAGCCTGGACCGCGTCGAGGGCAACTCCTTCAACGTGAACAAGGGCATCACCGTGAACCAGGCCGAGGCGCCCGTCCAGATCATCACGGAGCACCCGGCCGCCTTCACGAGCACCGCCGGCGAGGTCTACGTGACCGTCACCGGCCGCGTCAACGTGACCGGCGTCCTGCGACAGCGGATCCAGCTCTTCAACTGGAACACCGGCCAGTACGACAACGTCAACGAAGGCTCGATCGGCACCAGCTTCGGCGTCTTCGAAGGCCGCCAGACCGCGAACGTCGCCAACTACGTGAGCGGCGGCACCGTCCGCGTCCGCACGCAGGTGTTCCCGGCCGGCCCGGTCAGCTCGAACAACTGGGGCACCCAGTTCGACCAGATCAACGTCCGCGTCCTTCGCGCCGGCGAAGCCAGCTAA
- a CDS encoding glycoside hydrolase family 15 protein, translated as MPRPLVLGNGRLLIAFDQRYAIRDLCFPYVGYPNHLLGHRVRQGVYVDGHLSWCDSEDWQREMGYQPDTLVAETKLLSWKSGLELQCTDAVDPELPVYVRRVRVKELRSIARPVKLYFTQHFMLGQSDVGNTALYFPFRNAVVHYRGPYYVMVAARTPTDGIEEFSTGLKGFNGLEGTWRDAEDGRLEGNPIAQGSVDSTFGVSAALAAGGEAEFCMFMVLAERLDEADELMGAVEQQGLDKVFERQSRSSKAFLKRAALPAPVSPEIDREFKQSLLLMQTQIDAHGAVLAANDSDILETNRATYSYCWPRDGACVVETLCHLGLCDFADRFFEFCERAMPHDRPFLLQKYRADGNLGASWHPWVVDGHPEVPFQQDETALVLSAVRARGLEAGVRHWEKFVRPAADFMVRHRDREGLPLPSWDLWEERRGIHAFTTCCVWRALEDSGEVAEAAGDAERAARYLDAARQMRDAFGMHFWQEDLGRFVRMLSASEGVYQADRTPDSAIVFGLLRGQWEKDGKFRKTLDSLREDLRVETVVGGYARYAQDYYFRRSEAYPGNPWIICSLWFAQAELYLRGMEAKDDVLETLAWVCSKASPTGVLPEQLHPETGEHLSVSPLTWSHAEFVATVLALDAARQ; from the coding sequence ATGCCCCGCCCGCTGGTCTTAGGAAACGGCCGCTTGCTCATCGCATTCGATCAGCGGTATGCGATCCGCGACCTTTGCTTCCCTTACGTGGGCTATCCGAACCACCTGCTCGGCCACCGAGTGCGGCAGGGGGTCTATGTGGACGGGCACCTTTCCTGGTGCGATTCAGAGGACTGGCAAAGGGAGATGGGCTATCAGCCGGACACCTTGGTCGCCGAGACAAAGCTTCTCAGCTGGAAGTCCGGGCTGGAGCTGCAGTGCACGGACGCGGTCGATCCGGAACTCCCCGTCTATGTGCGGCGCGTCCGCGTGAAGGAGCTACGGAGCATCGCGCGCCCCGTGAAGCTTTATTTCACCCAACACTTCATGCTGGGGCAGAGCGACGTCGGGAACACGGCGCTCTATTTTCCGTTCCGCAACGCCGTCGTCCACTATCGCGGGCCGTACTACGTGATGGTCGCCGCGCGCACGCCCACTGACGGGATCGAGGAGTTCTCGACCGGGCTCAAGGGTTTCAACGGCTTGGAGGGGACTTGGCGCGACGCCGAGGACGGGCGGCTGGAGGGCAACCCGATCGCCCAAGGTTCGGTGGACTCCACGTTTGGGGTCTCGGCCGCCTTGGCCGCGGGCGGGGAAGCCGAGTTCTGCATGTTCATGGTGTTGGCCGAGCGCTTGGACGAGGCCGACGAACTCATGGGCGCGGTCGAGCAGCAAGGCCTGGACAAGGTGTTCGAGCGGCAGTCCCGCTCCTCGAAGGCGTTCTTGAAGCGCGCCGCACTTCCCGCGCCCGTGAGCCCTGAGATCGACCGCGAGTTCAAGCAGAGCCTCCTCCTGATGCAGACGCAGATCGACGCGCACGGCGCCGTCCTCGCCGCCAACGACTCCGACATTCTTGAGACCAACCGGGCGACCTACAGCTACTGCTGGCCGCGCGACGGCGCTTGCGTCGTCGAGACCCTGTGCCACCTTGGCCTCTGCGATTTTGCCGACCGCTTTTTCGAGTTCTGTGAACGGGCCATGCCCCACGACCGCCCCTTCCTGCTGCAGAAATATCGGGCCGACGGCAACCTCGGCGCGAGTTGGCACCCGTGGGTGGTGGACGGCCACCCTGAAGTCCCGTTCCAGCAGGACGAGACGGCCCTCGTGCTCTCGGCGGTGCGGGCTCGCGGCCTGGAAGCGGGGGTCCGCCATTGGGAGAAGTTCGTGCGGCCCGCCGCCGATTTCATGGTGCGGCACCGCGACCGCGAGGGGCTGCCGCTGCCGAGCTGGGACTTATGGGAAGAGCGCCGTGGCATCCACGCCTTTACCACTTGTTGTGTGTGGCGCGCACTGGAAGACAGTGGGGAGGTCGCCGAGGCGGCAGGCGACGCCGAGCGTGCCGCGCGGTACCTGGACGCCGCCCGCCAGATGCGTGACGCTTTCGGGATGCACTTCTGGCAAGAGGATCTCGGCCGGTTCGTGCGGATGCTCTCCGCGAGCGAGGGCGTCTACCAGGCCGACCGGACGCCGGACAGCGCGATCGTCTTCGGCCTCCTGCGCGGCCAATGGGAAAAGGACGGGAAGTTTAGGAAGACGCTAGATTCGCTCCGCGAGGACTTGCGCGTCGAGACGGTGGTCGGCGGGTACGCGCGCTATGCGCAAGACTACTATTTTCGGCGAAGCGAGGCGTATCCCGGCAATCCCTGGATCATTTGCAGCCTGTGGTTCGCCCAGGCTGAGCTCTACCTGCGGGGAATGGAGGCTAAGGACGACGTCTTGGAGACCCTTGCCTGGGTCTGTTCGAAGGCCTCGCCGACCGGCGTCCTCCCCGAGCAGCTCCACCCGGAAACGGGCGAGCACCTGAGCGTGAGCCCGCTCACCTGGTCGCACGCGGAGTTCGTCGCGACCGTCCTCGCCCTTGACGCGGCCCGGCAATAA
- the aroC gene encoding chorismate synthase produces MASTFGTLFRVSTFGESHGPAVGVVVDGCPSLLPFSEEDVQRELDRRRPGQSRITTQRHEKDRVEILSGVLDGVTLGTPIAMLVRNEDSRSRDYDEMRDKYRPSHADFAYDRKYGIRAWSGGGRASARETIGRVAAGALAQKLLRHVWGVDVVAWVETVAEIKASVDPETVSREQVEATIVRCPDLQTAEAMIERIEAVRKEGDTVGGVVGCVARNVPEGWGEPVFDKLEADLAKALMSLPASKGFEIGSGFAGTLLRGSQHNDPYRAAPDRSVTTPTNHSGGVQGGISIGSPITLRVAFKPVATILAEQETVNVHHENTTLKGRGRHDPCVLPRAVPMVEAMVALVLADHALRQRALAGEDVPRPPVGLG; encoded by the coding sequence ATGGCCTCCACCTTTGGCACCCTCTTCCGCGTCAGCACCTTTGGCGAGTCGCACGGCCCGGCAGTGGGCGTCGTGGTCGACGGCTGCCCTTCTTTACTGCCCTTCTCTGAGGAGGACGTGCAGCGGGAGCTCGACCGCCGGCGGCCCGGCCAGTCGCGCATCACGACCCAGCGGCACGAGAAAGACCGGGTCGAGATCCTGAGCGGGGTCTTGGACGGGGTGACGCTCGGCACGCCGATCGCCATGCTCGTGCGGAATGAGGACTCGCGCTCGCGCGACTATGACGAGATGCGCGACAAGTACCGGCCGAGCCATGCCGACTTCGCCTACGACCGGAAGTACGGCATCCGCGCATGGTCGGGCGGGGGCCGGGCCAGCGCCCGCGAGACGATCGGCCGGGTGGCGGCAGGCGCGCTCGCCCAGAAGCTCCTTCGCCATGTTTGGGGAGTCGACGTCGTGGCCTGGGTCGAGACGGTGGCGGAGATCAAGGCGAGCGTCGACCCCGAGACGGTGAGCCGGGAGCAGGTCGAGGCGACGATCGTCCGTTGCCCGGACCTACAGACGGCGGAGGCCATGATCGAGCGGATCGAAGCCGTCCGCAAGGAGGGCGACACGGTCGGCGGCGTCGTGGGGTGTGTCGCCCGGAACGTGCCGGAAGGCTGGGGCGAGCCCGTCTTCGACAAGCTGGAGGCGGACTTGGCGAAGGCGCTGATGTCCCTCCCCGCGAGCAAGGGGTTCGAGATCGGCAGCGGTTTCGCGGGAACGCTGCTCCGCGGATCGCAGCATAACGACCCGTACCGCGCCGCGCCGGACCGCTCGGTCACCACGCCGACCAACCACTCTGGCGGCGTCCAGGGCGGGATCAGCATCGGATCGCCCATCACCCTGCGCGTGGCCTTCAAGCCGGTGGCAACGATCCTCGCCGAACAGGAGACGGTCAACGTGCACCACGAGAACACGACCTTGAAAGGGCGCGGGCGCCACGATCCTTGCGTGCTCCCGCGGGCCGTGCCAATGGTCGAGGCGATGGTCGCCCTTGTGCTGGCCGACCATGCCCTGCGCCAACGCGCGCTGGCCGGCGAAGACGTGCCGCGACCTCCCGTCGGACTCGGCTAA
- a CDS encoding 4a-hydroxytetrahydrobiopterin dehydratase, with protein MARPEGNLGPVELTYDSLAEPQIAAALGGVPTWTLSEGSLVRLFEFRSYKEALVFAAAVGWVADKLNHHPDILIGYQKVRIATVTHDTGGLTAYDFELARRIDALADLD; from the coding sequence ATGGCCCGACCCGAGGGTAACCTCGGCCCGGTGGAACTGACGTACGATTCGCTCGCTGAACCGCAAATCGCGGCCGCGCTCGGCGGGGTGCCGACTTGGACCCTGAGCGAGGGCAGCCTCGTGCGCCTCTTCGAGTTCCGAAGCTATAAGGAAGCCCTTGTCTTCGCCGCAGCAGTGGGCTGGGTCGCGGACAAGCTCAACCATCACCCGGACATTCTCATTGGGTACCAAAAGGTCAGGATTGCGACGGTCACCCACGACACCGGTGGGCTCACCGCCTACGACTTCGAGCTGGCGCGGCGGATCGACGCCCTCGCAGACCTCGACTGA
- a CDS encoding S8 family serine peptidase, with translation MKKSITLLALSTVAAYACAGSGLYNPIQFQNIPGVQEFTGTMIVKPLSIEKLQRLGKNQIQAEAVRRNAEVLINADTVNYIPVLDFYTVRLTKGETEMQFAKRLRETGMYELIEPNYRVFPAFTPNDPQLGLQWSHTNNQSTEAWDIMRGSSNVTIAITDTGVHKFHEDFLNPQSRFVPGYNAMTGVTEANGATVQDTNGHGTHCAGIAAAWGNNSRGVAGVNIEGARIMPVKIDQGGGTTFEILTGGALWAAQNGAKVISTSYSGVTFATIGTTGDTIRNNYGALWFYAAGNEGANRGAAADWPNVTIIGNLQSNNTRNSGSSYGNMIDCFAPGTSIRSTFWTNDGQTATYADLTGTSMATPYAAGVAAMIWGSNPNLSAERVETILERTCIFTGTPSTFGWGRTNLWNAMGRKPNNLSILRGIQVGGDVRSLDRVENTVLDVAKGITVNQAEAPVQIVTEHNASFDSNFGELYVTVTAKVNVTGVLRQRVQLFNFTTNQYDTVNEGTIGTSYGVFEASQTSNVANYISGGIVRVRTQVFPAGPVSSNNWRTQFDQVNVRTLRADEAS, from the coding sequence GTGAAGAAGTCGATTACCCTTCTTGCCCTCTCAACCGTGGCCGCCTATGCTTGCGCCGGCTCTGGTTTGTACAACCCCATCCAGTTCCAGAACATTCCTGGAGTCCAGGAATTCACTGGCACGATGATCGTCAAGCCGCTCTCGATCGAGAAGCTGCAGCGACTCGGAAAGAACCAGATCCAGGCCGAGGCGGTCCGCCGCAACGCCGAGGTCTTGATCAACGCCGACACCGTCAACTACATCCCGGTCCTCGACTTCTACACGGTCAGGCTGACCAAGGGCGAGACGGAGATGCAGTTCGCGAAGCGGCTCCGCGAGACCGGCATGTACGAGCTCATCGAGCCGAACTACCGAGTCTTCCCCGCTTTCACCCCGAACGACCCGCAGCTCGGGCTCCAGTGGTCGCACACGAACAACCAGTCCACCGAGGCCTGGGACATCATGCGCGGCAGCTCGAACGTTACGATCGCCATCACCGACACCGGCGTCCACAAGTTCCATGAGGACTTCCTGAACCCGCAGAGCCGCTTCGTCCCGGGTTACAACGCGATGACAGGCGTGACCGAGGCCAACGGCGCCACCGTTCAGGACACGAACGGCCACGGCACCCACTGCGCCGGCATCGCCGCCGCTTGGGGCAACAACAGCCGCGGCGTCGCCGGCGTCAACATCGAAGGCGCGAGGATCATGCCTGTCAAGATCGACCAGGGAGGCGGCACGACCTTCGAAATCCTGACTGGCGGCGCCCTCTGGGCCGCGCAGAACGGCGCCAAGGTCATTTCGACCAGCTACAGCGGCGTCACCTTCGCTACCATCGGCACGACCGGCGACACGATCCGCAACAACTACGGTGCGCTGTGGTTCTACGCGGCCGGTAACGAAGGCGCGAACCGCGGCGCCGCGGCCGACTGGCCGAACGTCACCATCATCGGCAACCTGCAGTCGAACAACACGCGCAACAGCGGCTCGTCCTATGGCAACATGATCGACTGCTTCGCGCCGGGCACTTCCATCCGCTCGACCTTCTGGACGAACGACGGCCAGACCGCGACCTATGCGGACCTCACCGGGACTTCCATGGCCACCCCGTACGCTGCCGGCGTCGCCGCCATGATCTGGGGCTCGAACCCGAACCTCAGCGCCGAGCGCGTCGAGACGATTCTCGAGAGGACCTGCATCTTCACGGGCACGCCGAGCACCTTCGGGTGGGGCCGCACGAACCTCTGGAACGCCATGGGCCGAAAGCCGAACAACCTGAGCATCCTGCGCGGAATTCAGGTGGGCGGCGACGTCCGTAGCCTGGACCGCGTTGAGAACACCGTCCTCGACGTCGCCAAGGGCATTACGGTCAACCAAGCCGAAGCGCCGGTGCAGATCGTCACTGAGCACAATGCGTCGTTCGATTCGAACTTCGGCGAGCTCTACGTCACCGTCACCGCGAAAGTGAACGTGACCGGCGTCCTTCGCCAGCGCGTGCAGCTCTTCAACTTCACCACGAACCAGTACGACACCGTGAACGAGGGCACCATCGGAACGTCTTACGGCGTCTTCGAAGCGAGCCAGACGAGCAACGTCGCCAACTACATCAGTGGCGGTATCGTCCGGGTCCGCACGCAGGTGTTCCCGGCCGGCCCGGTCTCTTCGAACAACTGGCGCACCCAGTTCGACCAGGTCAACGTCCGCACGTTGCGCGCGGACGAAGCCAGTTAA
- the pstB gene encoding phosphate ABC transporter ATP-binding protein produces the protein MPCANARWPAKTCRDLPSDSAKLNCVVTEAPVNGPSEIHGAGSVEARDVDFFYGKFQALKKVSLKISPRQITALIGPSGCGKSTFLRCLNRMNDLIEGTRLEGTVLIDGTDIYSQNIDPVQLRKVVGMVFQKPNPFPMSIYDNVAYGPRIHGTRRKADLDEVVERSLRGAALWDEVKDKIKDSGLSISGGQQQRLCIARTIAVQPEVILMDEPCSALDPIATAKIETLMQDLKKDYTIIIVTHNMQQAHRVADTTAFFMHGEIVESGPTEKLFRDPARQETRDYLSGRFG, from the coding sequence ATGCCCTGCGCCAACGCGCGCTGGCCGGCGAAGACGTGCCGCGACCTCCCGTCGGACTCGGCTAAACTTAACTGCGTGGTGACCGAAGCCCCCGTGAACGGCCCGAGCGAAATCCATGGCGCTGGCAGCGTCGAGGCCCGAGACGTCGATTTTTTCTACGGCAAGTTCCAGGCCCTCAAGAAGGTCAGCCTCAAGATTTCTCCCCGCCAGATCACGGCGCTCATCGGGCCGAGCGGTTGCGGCAAGTCCACGTTCTTGCGGTGTTTGAACCGAATGAACGACCTGATCGAGGGCACAAGGCTCGAAGGAACGGTCTTGATCGACGGCACTGACATTTATAGTCAGAACATAGACCCCGTGCAACTTCGGAAGGTCGTCGGGATGGTTTTTCAGAAGCCCAACCCCTTCCCGATGTCTATCTATGACAATGTCGCCTATGGGCCGCGCATCCACGGGACGCGCCGCAAGGCGGACTTGGACGAGGTCGTCGAACGCTCGCTGAGGGGCGCGGCGCTCTGGGACGAGGTCAAGGACAAGATCAAGGACAGCGGGCTCAGCATCTCCGGCGGTCAGCAACAACGGCTCTGCATCGCCCGCACGATCGCCGTCCAGCCGGAAGTCATCCTCATGGACGAGCCTTGCTCCGCGCTCGACCCCATCGCCACGGCGAAGATCGAGACGCTGATGCAGGATCTGAAGAAGGACTACACGATCATCATCGTCACGCACAACATGCAGCAGGCGCACCGCGTGGCGGACACCACCGCGTTCTTCATGCACGGAGAGATCGTGGAATCGGGCCCGACGGAAAAGCTTTTCCGAGACCCGGCCCGCCAAGAAACGCGCGACTACCTTTCGGGCCGGTTCGGCTAG
- a CDS encoding PEP-CTERM sorting domain-containing protein, which yields MKRTQYLSALVVGLVGSLAGRANASEYQWVWDGDTSGTNMSGGVVTDIRSTFNTVSQRFTFTANFAATPQNDKTEGFWLAVSGGPNPKGHAGELALMYFDATTFLNGGDPTLTVYAYNGINGDTSYQDGAPQAGNQPPDKIVSSKVTTSWINQLSVVNEANGTRTMKVDLDATAINAHVPANPGPGGPGEWTGLAYGEHIGIWFHQVSGLTTQYENGFLKENGGWQWRKQGWIDLHDKPTESVPEPATIIALGAGVAAFLRRKRA from the coding sequence ATGAAGAGGACTCAATATCTCTCGGCCCTGGTGGTCGGCCTCGTCGGCTCGCTCGCCGGGCGGGCCAACGCGTCCGAGTATCAGTGGGTGTGGGACGGCGACACGTCGGGCACGAACATGTCCGGTGGCGTCGTCACCGACATACGCTCGACGTTTAACACCGTCAGCCAACGCTTCACGTTCACCGCTAACTTCGCCGCGACCCCGCAGAACGACAAGACCGAGGGCTTCTGGCTCGCCGTCAGCGGCGGCCCGAACCCTAAGGGCCACGCTGGCGAACTTGCCCTGATGTACTTCGACGCCACCACGTTCTTGAACGGCGGCGACCCGACCCTGACCGTCTATGCCTACAACGGCATCAACGGCGACACGTCGTACCAGGACGGCGCTCCGCAGGCGGGCAACCAGCCGCCCGACAAGATCGTCTCGTCGAAGGTCACCACCAGCTGGATTAACCAGCTCTCCGTCGTGAACGAGGCGAACGGCACGCGTACGATGAAAGTCGACCTCGACGCCACCGCGATCAACGCGCACGTCCCCGCGAACCCCGGCCCTGGCGGCCCCGGCGAGTGGACCGGTCTCGCCTATGGCGAGCACATCGGCATCTGGTTCCACCAGGTTTCCGGCCTGACCACCCAGTACGAGAACGGCTTCTTGAAGGAGAACGGCGGCTGGCAGTGGCGCAAGCAAGGTTGGATCGACCTGCACGACAAGCCGACCGAGTCGGTTCCGGAGCCGGCGACGATCATCGCCCTCGGCGCCGGCGTGGCCGCGTTCCTCCGCCGCAAGCGCGCTTAA
- a CDS encoding helix-turn-helix domain-containing protein yields MNESAQLAEIGRKLREAAKDAGLSLRDLGDKMGVSRPTIYAYASGALRMSPARLRQAAEVTGKSVAYFDPKDVEDLDARSTSGQALRLIDALMGPPDPSAAAKTALDAIEHSREAETPGIKAEFLRRAGVALASKGDYVEAVQHLESARALFQTADVQDKAASCAQTLGYCYIPLGHIEKARTCFEAAREHLPEDEKWKGQVSLAALAERVGDFATAESTLSALLDDKDLDEKALTFVRANYASMVCTRGFWKSGQAQTETALEAAYRTGQTTQVAELMIQNGIALTHLGQFDEASLMLMRARDVTFSLQDESRQTMVELATGMLFAAVGDENKAREMVMKGMAKAMRGQYRRSESLALLLQAEGALDRGDDFLAREYAVQAKGHSVAHHYPVAQVIADTVMAIACARLGDVDAAETALIEAQTLAAKSELGEAAVRIEEARAAIALAKGNQDDAVAILEGAVEDARKLSLEPLAVHLLGLIAKIESGKSGNGKGKSAQDRAEDAKRALNEKAAWSESWSRALVLAPSKSGISSFGRNGV; encoded by the coding sequence ATGAACGAATCCGCACAGCTGGCCGAGATCGGCCGGAAACTCAGGGAAGCCGCGAAGGACGCGGGCTTGTCGCTCAGAGACTTGGGCGATAAGATGGGGGTCTCTAGACCTACCATCTATGCCTACGCCTCAGGAGCGCTTCGCATGTCCCCCGCTCGCTTGAGGCAAGCCGCCGAAGTAACCGGAAAGTCGGTGGCTTATTTCGACCCGAAAGACGTCGAAGACCTTGACGCGCGCTCGACCAGTGGCCAGGCCCTGCGCCTGATCGACGCCCTTATGGGCCCGCCCGACCCCTCCGCCGCCGCCAAGACGGCCCTGGACGCCATCGAACACAGCCGCGAGGCGGAGACGCCCGGCATCAAGGCCGAGTTCCTCCGGCGCGCCGGCGTGGCTCTTGCCAGCAAGGGCGACTATGTCGAGGCCGTGCAGCACTTGGAGAGCGCCCGAGCCCTCTTCCAGACTGCGGACGTCCAGGACAAGGCCGCCTCTTGCGCCCAGACCCTGGGCTACTGCTATATCCCTCTCGGCCACATCGAGAAGGCCCGCACCTGCTTTGAAGCGGCGCGCGAGCACCTTCCCGAGGACGAGAAGTGGAAGGGCCAGGTGAGCCTGGCCGCCCTCGCCGAACGGGTCGGCGACTTCGCCACTGCCGAGAGCACGCTCAGCGCTCTCCTTGACGACAAGGACCTTGATGAAAAGGCCTTGACCTTTGTTCGCGCCAATTACGCGAGCATGGTATGCACCCGCGGCTTTTGGAAGTCGGGGCAGGCGCAAACGGAGACGGCCCTCGAGGCTGCCTACCGGACAGGACAGACGACGCAAGTCGCCGAACTCATGATTCAGAACGGTATCGCTTTGACTCACCTCGGGCAATTCGACGAGGCTTCCCTTATGCTCATGCGAGCGCGGGACGTCACGTTCAGCCTGCAGGACGAGTCCCGACAAACCATGGTCGAACTCGCGACCGGCATGTTGTTCGCCGCCGTTGGCGACGAGAACAAAGCCCGCGAGATGGTTATGAAAGGCATGGCCAAGGCTATGCGCGGCCAGTACCGCCGCTCCGAGTCGCTCGCCCTTCTGCTGCAAGCCGAAGGCGCGCTCGACCGAGGCGACGACTTCCTGGCCCGCGAGTACGCCGTCCAGGCCAAAGGCCACAGCGTGGCCCACCACTACCCGGTCGCCCAGGTGATCGCGGACACCGTGATGGCCATAGCCTGCGCCCGCCTGGGCGACGTCGACGCCGCTGAGACTGCCCTTATCGAGGCGCAGACCCTTGCGGCGAAGTCCGAGCTCGGCGAAGCCGCGGTGCGGATCGAGGAAGCAAGGGCCGCCATCGCGCTCGCCAAGGGCAACCAAGACGACGCGGTGGCGATCCTTGAAGGTGCCGTCGAAGACGCTCGCAAGCTCTCGCTGGAACCGCTTGCCGTCCACCTGCTCGGCCTTATTGCCAAGATCGAGTCCGGGAAATCGGGGAACGGGAAAGGCAAGTCAGCCCAAGACCGGGCGGAGGACGCCAAGCGTGCCCTGAATGAAAAGGCCGCCTGGAGCGAGTCTTGGAGCAGGGCCCTGGTCCTTGCCCCATCGAAGAGCGGGATATCCTCCTTCGGTAGGAACGGAGTGTGA